The Amyelois transitella isolate CPQ chromosome Z, ilAmyTran1.1, whole genome shotgun sequence genome contains a region encoding:
- the LOC106133953 gene encoding alpha-1,3-mannosyl-glycoprotein 4-beta-N-acetylglucosaminyltransferase A isoform X2 produces the protein MTDRHADINRSTIIDGSSSTNLTPEMQALLKNLTGTRAAAGLQTKQLPALSSAFNTQLLPHLLLDPFSLTPAYHMRVERKTFADVVIGVPTVKRDKESYLLITLTHLIDGLTEEDLTSTLIVVMVGETDLEYVLNTARQIETLFPKHVENGLVEVISPPASYYPDLDALPLTLGDSQKRVKWRTKQNLDTIFLMAYAQSCGAFYLMLEDDVVAKNKYMQDIKQFTTATTTSTPDWFFIEYCQVGGIGKLFRSADLIRFITYVQLFYNNLPIDWLLESYLADKVCTIDKTSKACGKNKEMIRPKYKTSLFQHIGLYSSLKGKIQKVKDSHFGTVPTFYPHSNPPATAKTTIPEHSDHTLQRAYDGHTYFWGVKPKKGDTMDFTFNKPTVIEKYTFRSGNVEHVSDKITECAVDLLSVNGSYIHIGFFDEFGLADGEVKKDTGPLTSVRLRFLKDSAYWVILSEIELKPPDPEAR, from the exons ATGACAGACAGACACGCGGACATCAACCGCTCAACAATCATTGACGGGTCTTCTTCAACCAATCTTACTCCAGAGATGCAAGCGCTTTTGAAGAATTTAACAG GTACAAGGGCCGCTGCTGGTCTTCAAACGAAGCAGCTGCCGGCGCTGTCTTCGGCATTCAACACGCAACTCCTGCCTCATCTCCTGTTAGACCCGTTCAGTCTGACACCAGCCTATCACATGAGAGTTGAGAGGAAAACCTTTGCAGATGTTGTCATTGGAGTGCCCACAGTGAAAAGAGACAAGGAGAGCTATTTGCTGATCACACTTACT cATCTCATAGACGGATTGACGGAAGAAGATTTAACATCAACACTCATCGTAGTAATGGTCGGCGAGACAGACTTGGAATACGTTCTCAACACTGCAAGACAGATTGAAACTTT atTTCCAAAGCACGTAGAAAATGGATTGGTTGAAGTGATCTCGCCTCCAGCTTCCTACTACCCCGACCTGGACGCTTTACCGCTGACTCTTGGCGATTCCCAAAAGCGAGTGAAATGGAGGACAAAACAGAATCTGGACACTATATTCTTGATGGCGTACGCTCAAAGCTGTGGTGCCTTTTACTTGATGCTGGAAGATGATGTAGTTGCCAAGAATAAATACATGCAG GACATAAAACAGTTCACCACAGCCACAACGACCTCAACTCCTGACTGGTTCTTCATAGAGTACTGCCAAGTTGGTGGTATCGGCAAGTTGTTCCGGTCCGCCGATCTGATCCGCTTCATCACCTATGTCCAGCTGTTCTATAACAACCTCCCCATTGACTGGTTGTTAGAGAGCTACCTGGCAGACAAAGTGTGCACCATCGATAAGACTTCA AAAGCGTGTGGTAAGAACAAGGAGATGATACGGCCGAAGTACAAGACTTCACTCTTCCAGCACATTGGGCTGTATTCCTCACTCAAGGGCAAGATACAGAAAGTAAAA GATTCCCATTTCGGTACGGTGCCAACTTTCTACCCTCATTCGAATCCGCCGGCGACGGCGAAGACCACAATCCCAGAGCATTCCGACCACACCTTGCAGAGGGCGTATGATGGCCACACGTACTTCTGGGGGGTGAAGCCGAAAAAGGGAGACACCATGGACTTCACATTCAACAAACCCACCGTTATTGAAAA ATACACCTTCCGAAGCGGTAACGTCGAGCACGTCTCCGACAAAATCACCGAGTGCGCCGTGGACCTCCTCTCCGTGAACGGCAGCTACATTCACATCGGCTTCTTCGACGAATTCGGCTTGGCGGACGGCGAGGTCAAGAAAGATACAGGTCCACTCACTAGTGTACGCCTGAGGTTTCTGAAAGACAGCGCTTACTGGGTCATTCTCAGTGAG atTGAACTCAAACCTCCGGACCCAGAAGCGAGGTGA
- the LOC106133953 gene encoding alpha-1,3-mannosyl-glycoprotein 4-beta-N-acetylglucosaminyltransferase A isoform X1, translating to MCIIWAIGQNMTRGACTPRKRFVYLLICAAAVFSLLVFTLSGGSLQNEMKMEQKLFDMQAHLQLLESLYRSRQQEVISMQAKMTDRHADINRSTIIDGSSSTNLTPEMQALLKNLTGTRAAAGLQTKQLPALSSAFNTQLLPHLLLDPFSLTPAYHMRVERKTFADVVIGVPTVKRDKESYLLITLTHLIDGLTEEDLTSTLIVVMVGETDLEYVLNTARQIETLFPKHVENGLVEVISPPASYYPDLDALPLTLGDSQKRVKWRTKQNLDTIFLMAYAQSCGAFYLMLEDDVVAKNKYMQDIKQFTTATTTSTPDWFFIEYCQVGGIGKLFRSADLIRFITYVQLFYNNLPIDWLLESYLADKVCTIDKTSKACGKNKEMIRPKYKTSLFQHIGLYSSLKGKIQKVKDSHFGTVPTFYPHSNPPATAKTTIPEHSDHTLQRAYDGHTYFWGVKPKKGDTMDFTFNKPTVIEKYTFRSGNVEHVSDKITECAVDLLSVNGSYIHIGFFDEFGLADGEVKKDTGPLTSVRLRFLKDSAYWVILSEIELKPPDPEAR from the exons GGAGTCTGCAGAACGAGATGAAGATGGAACAGAAGCTGTTCGACATGCAGGCTCACCTTCAGTTACTGGAGTCCCTCTACCGCTCCCGCCAGCAAGAAGTTATTTCCATGCAG gCAAAAATGACAGACAGACACGCGGACATCAACCGCTCAACAATCATTGACGGGTCTTCTTCAACCAATCTTACTCCAGAGATGCAAGCGCTTTTGAAGAATTTAACAG GTACAAGGGCCGCTGCTGGTCTTCAAACGAAGCAGCTGCCGGCGCTGTCTTCGGCATTCAACACGCAACTCCTGCCTCATCTCCTGTTAGACCCGTTCAGTCTGACACCAGCCTATCACATGAGAGTTGAGAGGAAAACCTTTGCAGATGTTGTCATTGGAGTGCCCACAGTGAAAAGAGACAAGGAGAGCTATTTGCTGATCACACTTACT cATCTCATAGACGGATTGACGGAAGAAGATTTAACATCAACACTCATCGTAGTAATGGTCGGCGAGACAGACTTGGAATACGTTCTCAACACTGCAAGACAGATTGAAACTTT atTTCCAAAGCACGTAGAAAATGGATTGGTTGAAGTGATCTCGCCTCCAGCTTCCTACTACCCCGACCTGGACGCTTTACCGCTGACTCTTGGCGATTCCCAAAAGCGAGTGAAATGGAGGACAAAACAGAATCTGGACACTATATTCTTGATGGCGTACGCTCAAAGCTGTGGTGCCTTTTACTTGATGCTGGAAGATGATGTAGTTGCCAAGAATAAATACATGCAG GACATAAAACAGTTCACCACAGCCACAACGACCTCAACTCCTGACTGGTTCTTCATAGAGTACTGCCAAGTTGGTGGTATCGGCAAGTTGTTCCGGTCCGCCGATCTGATCCGCTTCATCACCTATGTCCAGCTGTTCTATAACAACCTCCCCATTGACTGGTTGTTAGAGAGCTACCTGGCAGACAAAGTGTGCACCATCGATAAGACTTCA AAAGCGTGTGGTAAGAACAAGGAGATGATACGGCCGAAGTACAAGACTTCACTCTTCCAGCACATTGGGCTGTATTCCTCACTCAAGGGCAAGATACAGAAAGTAAAA GATTCCCATTTCGGTACGGTGCCAACTTTCTACCCTCATTCGAATCCGCCGGCGACGGCGAAGACCACAATCCCAGAGCATTCCGACCACACCTTGCAGAGGGCGTATGATGGCCACACGTACTTCTGGGGGGTGAAGCCGAAAAAGGGAGACACCATGGACTTCACATTCAACAAACCCACCGTTATTGAAAA ATACACCTTCCGAAGCGGTAACGTCGAGCACGTCTCCGACAAAATCACCGAGTGCGCCGTGGACCTCCTCTCCGTGAACGGCAGCTACATTCACATCGGCTTCTTCGACGAATTCGGCTTGGCGGACGGCGAGGTCAAGAAAGATACAGGTCCACTCACTAGTGTACGCCTGAGGTTTCTGAAAGACAGCGCTTACTGGGTCATTCTCAGTGAG atTGAACTCAAACCTCCGGACCCAGAAGCGAGGTGA